Proteins encoded within one genomic window of Bradyrhizobium sp. CB1717:
- the nuoN gene encoding NADH-quinone oxidoreductase subunit NuoN, translating into MSFSTAGYQLAPVLPELVLAVGAMALLMLGAYRGQETTRTVTSLAVLLLVVVGVLVYAQPAGKQVTFGGSFIVDDFARFMKILALIGSAVTLVLSTEFLSDPSRRIFEYAILVLLSTLGMMVLISAGDLISLYLGLELMSLALYVVASSNRDNAKSTEAGLKYFVLGALSSGMLLYGSSLVYGFTGTVSFTGIAAAVTASNIGLVFGLVFLLAGLCFKVSAVPFHMWTPDVYEGAPTPVTAFFASAPKVAALAVFTRVTLTAFPGIVSQWQQILVFVAIASMALGSFAAIGQSNIKRLMAYSSIGHMGFALVGLASGTVEGAQGVLMYIVIYVAMTLGSFSIILAMKRNGQAVEQISDFAGLSRTNPLLAFMFAMLLFSLAGIPPLAGFFAKWYVFVAAIKANLFTLAVIGVLSSVVGAYYYLAIVKTMYFDEPAGQVDPVRVEVKTVLAVAGLFNILFALFAGPVVSVASAAAKSLF; encoded by the coding sequence ATGAGCTTTTCGACTGCAGGTTATCAACTGGCGCCGGTGCTGCCCGAGCTCGTGCTCGCGGTCGGCGCCATGGCGCTTCTGATGCTCGGGGCCTATCGCGGGCAGGAGACGACCAGGACGGTGACGTCGCTGGCGGTCCTGCTCCTGGTCGTGGTCGGTGTGCTTGTCTACGCCCAGCCCGCGGGCAAACAGGTGACCTTCGGCGGCAGCTTCATCGTCGACGACTTCGCCCGCTTCATGAAGATCCTGGCCCTGATCGGCTCGGCGGTGACGCTGGTGCTGTCGACCGAGTTCCTATCCGATCCCTCGCGCCGCATCTTCGAATACGCCATCCTGGTGCTGCTCTCGACTCTCGGCATGATGGTGCTGATCTCGGCCGGCGACCTGATCTCGCTCTATCTCGGCCTCGAATTGATGTCGTTGGCGCTCTACGTCGTGGCCTCCTCGAACCGCGACAACGCCAAGTCGACCGAAGCCGGCCTGAAGTATTTCGTGCTCGGCGCGCTGTCCTCGGGCATGCTGCTCTACGGCTCCTCGCTGGTCTATGGCTTCACCGGCACCGTCAGCTTCACCGGCATCGCCGCGGCCGTGACGGCCTCGAATATCGGCCTCGTGTTCGGCCTGGTTTTCCTGCTCGCCGGCCTTTGCTTCAAGGTCTCGGCCGTGCCGTTCCACATGTGGACGCCGGACGTGTATGAGGGCGCACCGACGCCGGTCACCGCCTTCTTCGCCTCGGCGCCGAAGGTGGCCGCGCTCGCCGTCTTCACCCGCGTCACGCTGACCGCATTCCCCGGCATCGTCTCGCAATGGCAGCAGATCCTGGTGTTCGTGGCGATCGCCTCGATGGCGCTCGGCTCCTTCGCCGCGATCGGCCAGAGCAACATCAAGCGCCTGATGGCTTATTCCTCGATCGGCCACATGGGCTTCGCCCTGGTCGGCCTTGCCTCCGGCACGGTCGAGGGCGCGCAGGGCGTCTTGATGTACATCGTGATCTATGTCGCGATGACGCTCGGCTCGTTCTCGATCATCCTCGCCATGAAGCGCAACGGCCAGGCCGTCGAGCAGATCAGCGATTTCGCCGGCCTGTCGCGGACCAACCCGCTGCTTGCCTTCATGTTCGCGATGCTGCTGTTCTCGCTCGCCGGCATTCCGCCGCTCGCCGGCTTCTTCGCGAAGTGGTACGTCTTCGTCGCCGCCATCAAGGCGAACCTGTTCACGCTCGCCGTCATCGGCGTGCTCTCCAGCGTCGTCGGCGCCTACTACTATCTGGCCATCGTCAAGACGATGTATTTCGACGAGCCGGCCGGCCAGGTCGATCCGGTGCGCGTCGAGGTGAAGACGGTGCTGGCGGTTGCTGGCCTGTTCAACATCCTGTTCGCGCTGTTCGCTGGCCCCGTGGTGAGCGTCGCCTCGGCCGCGGCAAAGTCGCTGTTCTAG
- a CDS encoding biotin--[acetyl-CoA-carboxylase] ligase, with translation MAFALGPRALSAGYKLAAFERTGSTNTDAIEHARAGERGPMWFVTSEQTAGRGRRQRAWIAPKGNLAASVLEVLDIAPAVAATIGFAAGLAEDAALEKVSLEAALRLGEGRPRYALKWPNDVLANGQKLVGIGLEAEAVGDHLAIVVGIGTNVVAAPEGTPTPAVSLAALGVQIGAEELFTALSDAWVEFRGIWDNGRGFADIRKLWLERAAGIGEKVAIHTGTTTLEGIFDTIDDTGCLIVRTAEGRRVPVAAGEVFFGPARSAGAA, from the coding sequence ATGGCGTTCGCGCTCGGTCCTCGCGCACTCTCGGCGGGCTACAAGCTCGCTGCTTTCGAACGGACCGGCTCGACCAACACCGACGCCATCGAGCACGCGCGGGCCGGCGAGCGCGGCCCGATGTGGTTCGTCACGTCGGAGCAGACCGCCGGCCGCGGCCGCCGCCAGCGCGCCTGGATCGCCCCGAAAGGCAATCTCGCCGCCAGCGTCCTCGAAGTCCTGGACATCGCGCCCGCGGTTGCCGCCACCATCGGCTTTGCGGCGGGGCTGGCGGAGGACGCCGCGCTGGAGAAGGTCAGCCTCGAGGCCGCGCTGCGGCTCGGCGAGGGCCGTCCCCGCTACGCCCTGAAATGGCCGAATGATGTCCTCGCCAACGGCCAGAAGCTCGTCGGCATTGGCCTCGAGGCGGAGGCCGTCGGCGATCACCTTGCCATCGTCGTCGGCATCGGCACCAACGTCGTCGCCGCGCCCGAGGGCACGCCGACGCCCGCCGTGTCGCTGGCAGCTCTCGGCGTCCAGATCGGCGCGGAGGAGCTGTTCACGGCTCTGTCGGACGCCTGGGTCGAGTTCCGCGGCATTTGGGACAATGGCCGCGGCTTCGCCGATATCCGTAAACTGTGGCTTGAGCGCGCCGCCGGCATCGGCGAGAAGGTCGCGATCCATACGGGGACGACGACGCTGGAAGGCATTTTCGACACCATCGACGACACCGGCTGCCTGATCGTCCGCACCGCCGAGGGCCGGCGCGTGCCGGTCGCGGCGGGAGAGGTGTTCTTCGGCCCGGCCCGCTCGGCGGGGGCTGCGTGA
- a CDS encoding ribonuclease J, with translation MARPDELVFAPLGGVGEIGMNLSIYGLGNRHQRAWLAVDLGVSFGDEEHLPGIDLIMPDISFLEKERKNLMGLVLTHAHEDHFGAIIDLWPKLKCPIYATKFSAALFEAKCAAERNAPEIPVTVVPSGGRVDIGPFNVEFIPVAHSIPEAHALAIHTEAGIVLHTGDWKIDPTPTLGAPTDEKRLRELGEEGVLALIGDSTNAVRDGRSPSEAEVAKTIIDLVKSAKGRVAVTTFASNVARVKAVADAAKAADREVVVVGRAMERVVQVARETGYLEGVQNFRSPEVYGHLPQDKVLALCTGSQGEPRAALARIANDDHPEITLNRGDSVIFSSRTIPGNEKAVGSIINNLVLQGVEIITDRDALVHVSGHPRRDELRDLISWVKPQLLIPVHGEALHLHEHAKLARAAGVPRVLVCRNGDLVKLGPGDPGIVGEVPSGRLYKDGTILEDSKSRAVVERRRMAFSGCAFVAIALTAQGELADEPEVDLVGIPEKNRAGETFDDLVFDAVMSTIEGLPRARRRDPDALAESVRRAVRAVINEHWGKKPPCLVHVLRV, from the coding sequence ATGGCGAGGCCCGACGAACTGGTGTTTGCGCCGCTCGGCGGCGTCGGCGAGATCGGCATGAACCTGTCGATCTACGGCCTCGGTAACCGCCACCAGCGTGCCTGGCTCGCGGTCGATCTCGGCGTCTCCTTCGGCGACGAGGAGCATCTGCCGGGCATCGACCTGATCATGCCCGACATCAGCTTCCTGGAGAAGGAACGCAAGAACCTGATGGGCCTCGTGCTGACGCACGCCCATGAGGATCATTTCGGCGCCATCATCGATCTCTGGCCGAAGCTGAAATGCCCGATCTATGCGACCAAGTTCAGCGCGGCGCTGTTCGAGGCCAAATGCGCCGCCGAGCGCAATGCGCCCGAGATTCCAGTGACCGTGGTCCCGTCAGGCGGCCGCGTCGATATCGGCCCGTTCAACGTCGAGTTCATTCCCGTCGCGCACTCGATTCCCGAGGCGCATGCGCTGGCGATCCACACCGAAGCCGGCATCGTGCTGCACACCGGCGACTGGAAGATCGACCCGACGCCGACCTTGGGGGCGCCGACCGACGAGAAGCGGCTGCGCGAGCTCGGCGAGGAGGGCGTGCTCGCCCTGATCGGCGATTCCACCAACGCTGTGCGCGACGGCCGCTCGCCCTCAGAGGCCGAGGTCGCCAAGACCATCATCGACCTCGTCAAATCGGCCAAGGGCCGCGTCGCGGTCACGACCTTTGCCTCCAACGTCGCCCGCGTCAAAGCCGTCGCAGACGCTGCCAAAGCTGCCGACCGCGAGGTTGTCGTGGTCGGCCGCGCCATGGAGCGCGTGGTCCAGGTCGCGCGCGAGACCGGTTATCTTGAGGGTGTGCAGAATTTCCGCTCGCCCGAGGTCTACGGCCACCTGCCGCAGGACAAGGTGCTGGCGCTGTGCACCGGCAGCCAGGGCGAGCCGCGCGCCGCGCTGGCCCGCATCGCCAATGACGACCATCCCGAGATTACCCTGAACCGCGGCGACAGCGTCATCTTCTCCTCGCGCACCATCCCGGGCAACGAGAAGGCCGTCGGCTCGATCATCAACAATCTGGTGCTCCAGGGCGTCGAGATCATCACCGACCGCGACGCGCTGGTCCACGTCTCCGGCCATCCGCGCCGCGACGAGCTGCGCGACCTGATCTCCTGGGTGAAGCCGCAGCTCCTGATCCCGGTCCACGGCGAAGCCCTGCATCTGCACGAGCATGCCAAGCTCGCGCGCGCCGCCGGCGTGCCGCGCGTGCTGGTCTGCCGCAACGGCGATCTCGTCAAGCTCGGCCCCGGCGATCCCGGCATCGTCGGCGAGGTGCCCTCGGGCCGGCTCTACAAGGACGGCACCATCCTGGAGGACTCAAAATCCCGTGCCGTGGTCGAGCGCCGCCGCATGGCCTTCTCCGGCTGCGCCTTCGTCGCCATCGCCTTGACCGCGCAGGGCGAGCTCGCCGACGAGCCCGAGGTCGATCTCGTCGGCATCCCCGAGAAGAACAGGGCCGGCGAGACCTTCGACGACCTGGTCTTCGATGCCGTGATGTCCACGATCGAGGGGTTGCCGCGGGCGCGCCGGCGGGATCCGGATGCGCTGGCCGAGTCGGTGCGACGCGCCGTCCGGGCCGTCATCAACGAACATTGGGGCAAAAAGCCCCCCTGTCTGGTACACGTCCTGAGGGTGTAG
- the mce gene encoding methylmalonyl-CoA epimerase, which produces MLGRLNHVAIATKDAVKAAKIYGAAFGAQISEAVPLPEHGVTTVFATLPNTKIEFIEPLGESSPIAKFLERNADGGIHHVCYEVVDIIVSRDTLVKEGAQVLGDGVPKIGAHGKPVLFLHPKDFSGALVEIEQA; this is translated from the coding sequence ATGCTGGGTCGCCTCAACCATGTCGCGATCGCGACCAAGGACGCCGTCAAGGCCGCAAAGATCTACGGTGCGGCATTCGGCGCCCAGATTTCCGAGGCCGTGCCGCTGCCCGAGCACGGCGTCACCACCGTGTTCGCGACACTGCCCAACACCAAGATCGAGTTCATCGAGCCGCTTGGAGAATCCTCGCCGATCGCAAAATTCCTCGAACGCAACGCCGACGGCGGTATCCACCATGTCTGCTACGAGGTCGTCGACATCATCGTCTCGCGCGACACGCTGGTGAAGGAGGGCGCGCAGGTGCTCGGCGACGGCGTGCCGAAGATCGGCGCGCATGGGAAGCCGGTGCTGTTCCTGCACCCCAAGGATTTTTCCGGCGCCCTCGTCGAGATCGAGCAGGCATAA
- a CDS encoding DUF1467 family protein has protein sequence MAIQISTALAIYFVIWWIALFLTLPFGVRSQHEDGVGAPGTDPGAPILTRMGRKLIWTTIISAVIYGLGMVAYHAGYLSIERLSKMMGMPF, from the coding sequence ATGGCCATCCAGATCTCGACCGCGCTTGCGATCTACTTCGTCATCTGGTGGATCGCGCTGTTCCTGACGCTGCCGTTCGGCGTGCGCAGCCAGCACGAGGACGGCGTCGGCGCCCCCGGCACCGACCCCGGCGCGCCGATCCTGACGCGGATGGGCCGCAAGCTGATCTGGACCACGATCATCTCGGCCGTCATCTACGGGCTCGGCATGGTGGCCTACCATGCCGGCTATCTCTCGATCGAACGCCTGTCGAAAATGATGGGCATGCCGTTTTAG
- the mtnK gene encoding S-methyl-5-thioribose kinase: MTGDRAGDYRILHEAALRDYLAGLPDLEALLGGDPAAWEITEVGDGNLNLVFIVKGASGGIAVKQALPYVRLVGESWPLPLSRAHYEYLALSRQAELAPGLVPALLHHNEKLALTVMELLEPHIIMRKGLVAGTRYPRFTDDITTFMARTLFFTSDLARTAAEKKEGIAAFAGNHALCKITEDLIFTDPYRIAEQNRWTAPYLDGLAADLRDDLELHVAISRLKLKFMASPEALLHGDLHTGSIMVTDSQTRVIDPEFAFYGPMGFDVGAVLANLLMAYFASAGHERAPGERAVFEAWVLEAVEKVWTVFAGKFLDLWRAGAVGDAYPISLFPGEKGAARLEAERQAYMQRLFTDAVGFAAAKTIRRIFGLAHNIDFELIEDPRQRATTEARAVRLARAMMVETGAFRTIADVTGAARKLRDWMPELSG, encoded by the coding sequence ATGACCGGGGACCGGGCAGGGGATTATCGGATTCTGCATGAGGCGGCCTTGCGGGACTATCTCGCGGGCCTTCCGGACCTCGAGGCGCTGCTCGGCGGAGATCCGGCGGCCTGGGAGATCACCGAGGTCGGCGACGGCAATCTCAACCTCGTCTTCATCGTCAAGGGCGCAAGCGGCGGCATCGCGGTGAAACAGGCGCTGCCTTACGTCCGCCTCGTCGGCGAAAGCTGGCCGCTGCCGCTGTCACGGGCCCATTACGAATATCTCGCTCTGTCCCGGCAGGCCGAGCTCGCACCCGGCCTCGTGCCGGCCCTGCTGCATCACAACGAAAAGCTGGCGCTGACGGTGATGGAGCTGCTCGAGCCCCACATCATCATGCGCAAGGGGCTGGTTGCGGGAACGCGCTACCCGCGCTTCACGGACGACATCACCACCTTCATGGCGCGGACGCTGTTCTTCACCTCCGACCTCGCGCGCACGGCCGCCGAGAAGAAAGAGGGCATCGCCGCTTTCGCCGGCAACCACGCGCTCTGCAAGATCACCGAAGACCTGATCTTCACCGATCCCTACCGCATCGCCGAACAGAACCGCTGGACCGCGCCATATCTCGACGGCCTCGCCGCCGATTTGCGCGACGATCTGGAGCTGCATGTCGCGATCTCCCGGCTGAAGCTGAAATTCATGGCGAGCCCCGAGGCGCTGCTGCACGGCGACCTCCACACCGGCTCGATCATGGTGACGGACAGCCAGACGCGGGTGATCGACCCTGAATTTGCGTTCTACGGCCCGATGGGTTTCGACGTCGGCGCGGTGCTGGCCAATCTGCTGATGGCCTATTTCGCCTCCGCCGGTCACGAGCGCGCGCCGGGCGAACGGGCCGTGTTCGAGGCCTGGGTGCTGGAGGCGGTCGAAAAGGTCTGGACCGTGTTCGCCGGCAAATTCCTCGACCTCTGGCGCGCCGGCGCGGTCGGTGACGCCTATCCGATCTCGCTCTTTCCCGGCGAGAAGGGCGCCGCGCGGCTGGAGGCCGAGCGGCAGGCCTACATGCAGCGCCTGTTCACTGATGCGGTCGGCTTCGCCGCAGCCAAGACCATCCGCCGCATCTTCGGTCTCGCCCACAACATCGATTTCGAGCTGATCGAGGACCCCAGGCAGCGGGCGACCACCGAAGCCCGCGCCGTGCGGCTGGCGCGCGCGATGATGGTGGAGACGGGGGCGTTTCGGACGATCGCCGACGTGACAGGCGCCGCGCGAAAACTGCGGGACTGGATGCCGGAGCTGTCCGGCTGA